One window of Nymphaea colorata isolate Beijing-Zhang1983 chromosome 1, ASM883128v2, whole genome shotgun sequence genomic DNA carries:
- the LOC116250622 gene encoding receptor-like serine/threonine-protein kinase ALE2 isoform X3 → MEGESPASKRVLYVVLVVILLLFLLLSMVSVPVFHGFKVLVSSKAYLSKSAFEIPVTQDAVRPSLCSLGADSGFPSLGTTLPPAYDLLQHMHQQNDCLTSASQASSSLPPTIDDRGTSVRSPEQARHTKALTPVIQPAASPTESMKGVMQQPSLSPDDSSHYLGTEPPLLSPISPVVFHTEPGLVHKRKKLHPEAQLRAPASKVSRKNWALQPLLQCSGPTPPPFAHPHMMTTSLPIKEIAPVEHTQHGNAISPSTYVPMPHAENWVVNRRDHETAPSSQPSGPSSGISEKIPPTIAPTLGKTASPLGTVSRPPTISSGPHGRTQINGPVPAPASLLPSLIASAPDQVIRNAHVSIAPSNSEHHVKRIVNHLSPASSYSISQSHNRASVGNINFPSSMSPSMPDVKNWTPDRESHEPTPRSHTAAPSSGMGEKMPPPTGASPPAEVAAPRSEKAASPLHAVSQTPRLSSEPHARMQISEPIAAPSSLLPSPFSVTASAPEEGIKKRHVSIAPAGSKHVKRIFSHLSPAYSYTTSASHEEGLGMSPSPSQRASSLGSTFLLPPASPPTWRWHVQDVAPFSYGDCESFTCSEPYTNTPSGSPCGCVLPIQVGLRLSVALYTFFPLVSELASEIATGVFMKASQVRVMGAIADNYQQEKTVVRIDLVPPKQAFDANTAFSVYEKFWHKETAIKSKLFGDYEVLYVRYPGLPPPPPSAAADTTLNGEPSIPENYSGIFKPLGVNVRQQRNKWRGSFIAIVALSSAIALVLCLGATWFFNFKCRESRGHYQNSSSSPWSLASSVTKPSAGVGSPLSGSGLNSSFSSSIAAYTGSAKTFTLNEMGKATNNFNPARILGEGGFGRVYSGALEDGTKVAVKVLKREDRQGGKEFLAEVEMLNRLHHRNLVKLIGICVEERNRCLVYELVPNGSVESHLHGVDKQLAPLDWSARMKIALGSARGLAYLHEDSSPRVIHRDFKSSNILLEDDFTPKVSDFGLARAALTDGNEHISTRVMGTFGYVAPEYAMTGHLLVKSDVYSYGVVLLELLTGRKPVDMSQPQGRENLVSWAHPLLTSREGLEMIVDPAFSGSYPFDSVAKVAAIASMCVQPEVSNRPFMGEVVQALKLLCSEADEMYSGSENYSQESLQDFEIITSSSGSAYLNHSSSFAVVDCRHILESSRVLSASDILSSSTRPAEPVSDSFRRYPVSGPLRPNKRQQFWQRFRRLSGRIASEHAVVLNKSKLSLEHP, encoded by the exons ATGGAAGGTGAAAGTCCGGCATCAAAGCGGGTTTTGTACGTTGTTCTGGTGgtgattcttcttctcttcctcctgtTGTCCATGGTTTCTGTTCCGGTTTTTCATGGATTCAAAG TGCTGGTTTCTTCAAAGGCATATCTATCAAAGTCAGCATTTGAAATCCCAGTCACGCAGGATGCTGTGAGACCAAGCTTGTGTTCTCTTGGTGCTGACTCTGGATTTCCTTCTTTGGGAACTACACTTCCACCAGCATATGACCTTCTACAGCATATGCATCAGCAAAATG ACTGTTTGACATCTGCTTCACAAGCATCTTCTTCCCTCCCACCAACTATTGATGATAGAGGAACCAGTGTACGATCTCCTGAGCAAGCACGACATACGAAAGCGCTAACTCCTGTCATTCAACCTGCAG CTTCTCCGACGGAGTCAATGAAAGGAGTCATGCAACAGCCCTCTCTTTCTCCAGATGATTCGTCCCATTATCTTGGCACTGAACCTCCACTTCTTTCTCCAATAAGTCCAGTGGTGTTTCATACCGAACCAGGTTTagtacataaaagaaaaaagttacatCCGGAAGCACAACTACGTGCACCTGCTTCTAAAG TTTCACGAAAAAACTGGGCACTGCAGCCACTCCTGCAATGCTCAGGTCCAACCCCACCGCCTTTTGCACATCCACACATGATGACAACATCTCTACCTATTAAAGAAATTGCACCAGTTGAGCATACTCAACATG GAAATGCTATTTCTCCAAGTACGTATGTTCCAATGCCCCATGCAGAAAATTGGGTGGTCAATAGAAGAGATCATGAAACAGCACCAAGCAGTCAACCATCTGGTCCAAGCAGTGGCATAAGTGAGAAAATTCCACCGACTATAG CACCTACACTTGGGAAAACTGCAAGTCCTCTGGGCACTGTATCTCGACCACCAACGATATCTTCTGGACCCCATGGAAGAACTCAAATAAATGGGCCTGTGCCTGCACCTGCTAGTTTGTTACCTTCTCTTATAGCTTCAGCTCCAGATCAAGTCATCAGGAATGCACATGTATCAATTGCACCGTCAAATTCTGAGCATCACGTGAAGAGGATAGTCAATCATCTTTCACCTGCATCTTCATATTCAATTTCACAATCACACAATAGAG CTTCTGTGGGGAATATTAACTTTCCATCAAGCATGTCTCCCTCAATGCCCGATGTCAAAAATTGGACGCCTGATAGAGAAAGTCATGAACCAACACCAAGGAGTCACACAGCTGCCCCAAGCAGCGGCATGGGTGAGAAAATGCCACCACCTACAG GTGCATCTCCTCCTGCAGAAGTAGCAGCACCTAGATCTGAAAAGGCTGCAAGTCCTCTGCATGCTGTATCTCAAACGCCAAGGCTGTCTTCCGAACCCCATGCAAGAATGCAAATAAGTGAGCCTATAGCTGCACCTTCTAGTTTGTTACCTTCTCCATTTTCTGTTACAGCTTCAGCTCCAGAGGAAGGCATCAAGAAGCGACATGTATCAATTGCACCAGCAGGTTCAAAGCATGTGAAAAGGATATTTAGTCATCTTTCACCTGCATACTCGTACACAACTTCTGCATCACATGAAGAAG GCCTGGGTATGTCACCATCTCCTTCTCAAAGGGCCTCCAGTCTGGGTAGTACATTCCTGCTTCCACCAGCATCCCCTCCAACTTGGAGATGGCACGTGCAAGATGTTGCTCCATTCTCCTATGGTG ATTGTGAGTCATTTACATGTTCAGAGCCTTACACAAATACTCCGTCAGGATCGCCATGTGGTTGTGTATTGCCTATTCAAGTTGGACTACGTCTCAGTGTTGCACTGTATACATTTTTCCCTTTAGTATCAGAGCTAGCATCAGAAATAGCAACTGGTGTCTTCATGAAAGCAAGCCAGGTCCGTGTTATGGGTGCAATTGCAGACAACTACCAACAGGAGAAAACTGTTGTACGTATTGATTTGGTGCCACCTAAACAAGCATTTGATGCTAATACAGCATTCTCTGTCTATGAGAAATTCTGGCACAAGGAGACTGCCATAAAAAGTAAACTATTTGGAGACTATGAAGTATTATACGTCCGATATCCAG GGCTTCCTCCGCCTCCACCTTCAGCTGCAGCAGATACTACACTCAATGGTGAGCCATCTATACCAGAAAATTATTCAGGAATCTTTAAGCCCCTTGGTGTCAATGTGagacaacaaagaaacaagTGGAGAGGCAGCTTCATTGCTATTGTTGCTCTTTCTTCAGCTATAGCATTGGTTTTGTGCCTCGGTGCAACTTGGTTTTTCAATTTTAAGTGCAGAGAATCTAGAGGCCACTATCAAAACTCCAGCTCATCACCATGGTCATTGGCTTCAAGTGTCACAAAGCCATCAG CAGGAGTAGGATCTCCATTATCAGGCAGTGGGCTGAATTCTTCATTCAGTTCCAGCATTGCAGCATATACTGGATCTGCTAAAACATTCACCTTAAATGAGATGGGAAAAGCTACAAATAATTTCAATCCTGCAAGAATACTTGGGGAGGGTGGTTTTGGTCGAGTTTACAGTGGTGCTCTTGAAGATGGAACCAAGGTGGCAGTGAAAGTCCTCAAGCGGGAAGATCGACAAGGTGGGAAGGAGTTTCTAGCTGAAGTGGAGATGCTTAATCGTCTGCATCACCGAAATTTGGTGAAGTTAATTGGTATATGCGTAGAGGAGCGCAACCGCTGCTTGGTATATGAACTTGTTCCTAATGGTAGCGTGGAATCCCATTTGCATG GAGTGGACAAACAGTTGGCGCCACTTGATTGGAGTGCACGAATGAAGATTGCACTTGGTTCTGCGCGAGGTCTTGCATATCTACATGAAGATTCAAGCCCTCGCGTTATCCATAGGGATTTCAAGTCAAGCAATATTTTACTTGAAGATGATTTTACACCAAAAGTCTCTGATTTTGGCTTGGCTCGTGCAGCTCTAACAGATGGGAATGAGCACATCTCCACACGTGTTATGGGAACTTTTGG TTATGTTGCTCCAGAATATGCTATGACTGGTCATCTTCTTGTCAAAAGTGATGTTTACAGCTACGGCGTTGTTCTTCTTGAGCTACTAACTGGAAGAAAACCAGTGGATATGTCACAGCCCCAAGGCCGAGAAAACTTGGTTAGTTGGGCTCATCCACTTCTTACAAGTAGAGAAGGTCTGGAGATGATTGTTGACCCAGCCTTCTCTGGTAGTTACCCATTTGACAGTGTTGCCAAAGTTGCTGCAATAGCTTCCATGTGCGTGCAGCCTGAAGTTTCAAATCGACCATTTATGGGTGAGGTGGTACAGGCTCTAAAGCTTCTCTGCAGTGAGGCTGATGAAATGTACAGTGGATCAGAAAACTACAGCCAAGAGTCTCTTCAGGACTTTGAGATCATAACCAGTTCCTCAGGCTCGGCGTATTTGAATCACTCTTCCTCGTTTGCCGTAGTTGATTGCAGACACATTCTAGAGTCTAGTAGGGTTCTATCAGCATCAGATATATTAAGTAGTTCAACGAGGCCTGCGGAACCCGTATCAGATTCCTTTAGGAGGTATCCTGTCTCTGGTCCACTAAGACCAAACAAAAGGCAGCAATTCTGGCAGAGATTTAGAAGATTATCAGGCAGAATAGCGAGCGAACATGCAGTTGTGCTAAATAAGAGCAAACTTTCACTGGAACATCCGTGA